In the genome of Streptomyces globosus, one region contains:
- a CDS encoding DUF6408 family protein, with protein sequence MTPVECKPARRERIRGILIDIAAGVVSSLLVTALTAVADLFF encoded by the coding sequence ATGACCCCCGTCGAGTGCAAGCCTGCGCGTCGTGAGCGGATTCGCGGAATCCTGATCGACATCGCTGCCGGAGTCGTCTCCAGTCTTCTGGTGACGGCACTGACCGCGGTGGCAGACCTGTTCTTCTGA
- a CDS encoding DUF2075 domain-containing protein, translating to MLLLKLSAQDLLTLHARRHMVPHLAARWRYFRGSDASLTERSAWAESLISLANDLVAADRGNVEMVVECAATMDESDQPEPRLIDVVLVGRHPHEHRPSVQLVELKRWSTVTRIEQATADWVHVAGMGAKKHPALQLREYYEAFTSDRGPFRNTEFECGGFAYLHNATDDSVRPLIGVDAPTGAYARVYTADRRARLLDDIRASFDAEGGAAEAVTMLETMGLRNTPLLDAMNWSRGDDTVFVLRGRQKVVADQILEAAAKVLPDPEHPALVPDERRVVFLVTGGAGTGKSAIGLQVKAQLEAQGRTVKYASGSRAFNAAIQEHVGYGDKQFRETFTYFSNFVDTSVPPVDVLICDEAHRLRDRSTNRFWTPEQREIWGKGPQVDELLDASRLTVFFLDEGQSVRPKEVGTVALIKDAAERRGADLLEYGLREQFRCGGSGSYISWVREVLGVTDKKPEPWRPDGLMHIEVAETPEELERIILTEARAGASARMVAGYCWPWTEPLGEEKRLEADVRIGDWHRPWNAKSESYCADGVPPSDIWSVHPKGLGQIGCVYTAQGLEWDWCGVIMGDDMVRRGDQWVFQRGKERKEGPDSDIKRVDVPGSLDPKVSSSSVADDDFARLVRQAYHVLLTRASRATVLYSTDEETRRYLKKLVGQVEIHGLRPTWLNLPKEARTPHLPRANGRRNKRKRGKSSGSDLRLF from the coding sequence ATGCTCCTGCTGAAGCTTTCGGCGCAGGATCTGCTCACCCTGCATGCGCGCCGCCACATGGTGCCGCACCTCGCTGCGCGCTGGCGGTACTTCCGCGGCTCGGACGCCTCGCTCACGGAGCGCTCTGCCTGGGCGGAGAGTCTGATCAGCCTCGCGAACGATCTGGTCGCCGCCGACCGCGGGAACGTGGAAATGGTCGTCGAGTGCGCCGCCACCATGGACGAGTCCGACCAGCCGGAACCCCGGCTGATCGACGTCGTGCTGGTCGGCCGCCATCCGCACGAGCACCGGCCCTCCGTGCAGCTCGTCGAATTGAAGCGCTGGTCGACGGTGACCAGGATCGAACAGGCAACCGCGGATTGGGTCCACGTGGCGGGCATGGGGGCGAAGAAGCATCCCGCGCTGCAGTTGCGCGAGTACTACGAGGCGTTCACGAGCGACAGGGGCCCCTTCAGGAACACCGAATTCGAGTGCGGGGGTTTCGCTTACCTGCACAACGCCACGGACGACTCGGTGCGTCCGCTGATCGGCGTGGACGCGCCCACGGGCGCGTACGCACGCGTGTACACGGCTGATCGGCGGGCCCGGCTCCTCGATGACATCAGGGCGAGCTTCGACGCCGAGGGCGGCGCGGCCGAGGCCGTGACCATGTTGGAGACCATGGGGCTGCGCAACACACCGCTGCTCGATGCGATGAACTGGTCCCGAGGCGATGACACCGTCTTCGTCCTCCGCGGGCGCCAGAAGGTGGTCGCGGACCAGATCCTCGAAGCGGCGGCCAAGGTACTGCCCGACCCGGAGCATCCCGCGCTGGTCCCCGACGAGAGGCGTGTGGTCTTCCTGGTCACAGGTGGTGCCGGTACCGGCAAGAGCGCCATCGGCCTGCAGGTCAAGGCGCAGCTCGAGGCGCAGGGGCGCACCGTGAAGTACGCCAGCGGGAGCAGGGCCTTCAACGCGGCCATTCAGGAGCACGTCGGATACGGGGACAAGCAGTTCAGGGAGACGTTCACCTACTTCAGCAACTTCGTGGACACCTCGGTGCCCCCGGTGGACGTGCTGATCTGCGACGAGGCGCATCGACTGCGGGATCGCTCGACGAACCGGTTCTGGACGCCGGAGCAGCGGGAGATCTGGGGGAAGGGACCGCAGGTGGACGAGCTCCTCGACGCCTCACGCCTGACGGTGTTCTTCCTGGACGAAGGCCAGTCCGTGCGTCCGAAGGAAGTCGGAACCGTCGCACTGATCAAGGATGCGGCCGAGCGCCGCGGTGCCGACCTGCTCGAATACGGACTGCGCGAGCAGTTCCGCTGTGGTGGCAGTGGCTCGTACATCAGCTGGGTGCGCGAAGTCCTGGGCGTGACGGACAAGAAGCCGGAGCCCTGGAGGCCGGACGGACTGATGCACATCGAGGTGGCGGAGACCCCGGAGGAACTCGAACGGATCATCCTGACCGAGGCCCGGGCCGGCGCGTCCGCACGCATGGTCGCGGGGTACTGCTGGCCCTGGACGGAGCCCTTGGGCGAGGAGAAGCGTCTGGAGGCCGATGTCCGCATCGGGGACTGGCACCGGCCGTGGAACGCGAAGAGCGAGAGCTACTGTGCGGACGGGGTGCCGCCGTCGGACATCTGGTCCGTCCACCCCAAGGGCCTCGGCCAGATCGGGTGCGTCTACACGGCGCAGGGCCTCGAATGGGACTGGTGCGGGGTGATCATGGGCGATGACATGGTGCGCCGTGGCGATCAGTGGGTGTTCCAGCGCGGAAAGGAGCGGAAGGAAGGCCCGGATTCGGACATCAAGCGTGTTGATGTGCCCGGTTCGCTGGATCCCAAGGTCAGCTCGTCCAGTGTGGCCGACGACGACTTCGCGCGGCTGGTCCGACAGGCGTACCACGTGCTGTTGACCCGGGCGAGCCGTGCGACGGTGCTGTACTCCACGGACGAGGAAACCCGCAGGTACCTGAAGAAGCTTGTGGGCCAGGTGGAGATCCACGGGCTTCGACCCACCTGGCTGAACCTTCCGAAGGAGGCTCGTACACCGCACCTGCCGCGCGCCAACGGGAGGCGCAACAAGCGCAAGCGGGGGAAGTCGTCGGGCTCCGATCTCCGGCTGTTCTGA